The following proteins are co-located in the Flectobacillus major DSM 103 genome:
- a CDS encoding FixH family protein — MTRSNTFNWGGGIVLTFILFAGFIGTMVYRMVSQRVDLVADNYYQQEVVYQQQIERIKNTSRLNQKNIMTYSETNNTVRIALPTYIQKGEVTFFRPSDKNLDFSVPVTSQSNSLLTIPTNNLKKGLWKVQATWTDGREEYYLEDEIMVK; from the coding sequence ATGACACGTTCAAATACATTTAATTGGGGAGGAGGCATTGTGCTAACTTTTATCCTATTTGCTGGATTTATTGGTACTATGGTATATCGGATGGTATCGCAGAGGGTTGATTTAGTGGCCGATAATTATTATCAGCAAGAGGTAGTTTATCAACAACAGATAGAAAGAATAAAGAATACCTCACGTTTAAATCAAAAAAATATAATGACCTATTCAGAAACAAATAACACTGTGAGAATTGCCCTTCCTACTTATATCCAAAAAGGAGAGGTAACATTTTTTCGTCCTTCCGACAAAAATCTTGATTTTTCGGTACCTGTTACAAGCCAAAGTAACTCATTACTGACTATTCCGACCAATAACTTGAAAAAGGGCTTGTGGAAAGTACAGGCTACCTGGACAGACGGCCGAGAAGAGTATTATTTGGAAGACGAAATTATGGTGAAGTAA
- a CDS encoding sulfite exporter TauE/SafE family protein, which produces MEVTLLFVAFATGLVGSLHCIGMCGPIALALPVGGFSARKAFVARLTYNIGRILAYASLGYIFGYFGLGLQWAGLQQWLSISIGVIMFALLFFHHLISLSRFQKILASTKQQVGRVIQQKSFLGFFVLGVFNGYLPCGILYIALAGATATSTPLYGALYMIAYGLGTSPALLALGVLPQIFKSTFRIRFQKVVPVYSFLLALFFVIRGLNLGIPYVSPKFDTAPQSNQIPICHGTGTATR; this is translated from the coding sequence ATGGAAGTAACCCTACTTTTTGTAGCATTTGCGACAGGGCTGGTTGGTAGTCTACATTGTATTGGTATGTGTGGCCCCATCGCTTTGGCTTTGCCTGTGGGTGGTTTTTCGGCAAGAAAGGCATTTGTAGCAAGGCTTACCTATAATATAGGTCGTATTTTGGCGTATGCAAGCTTAGGGTATATTTTTGGCTATTTTGGGCTAGGTTTACAATGGGCGGGTTTACAACAATGGCTTTCTATTTCGATTGGGGTGATAATGTTTGCCTTGTTGTTTTTTCATCATCTTATATCATTATCAAGGTTTCAGAAAATACTAGCCAGTACCAAGCAGCAAGTAGGACGTGTTATTCAACAAAAATCGTTTTTGGGGTTTTTTGTTTTGGGTGTTTTTAATGGCTATTTACCTTGCGGAATATTGTATATTGCCTTGGCTGGAGCTACGGCTACATCTACGCCTTTGTATGGTGCATTGTATATGATAGCTTATGGGCTGGGTACTTCGCCAGCACTTTTGGCTCTTGGCGTTTTGCCTCAAATCTTCAAAAGTACTTTTCGGATACGATTTCAGAAGGTCGTACCTGTATATTCTTTTTTACTAGCTTTATTTTTTGTGATAAGAGGGCTCAACCTCGGGATTCCTTATGTAAGCCCCAAATTTGATACAGCACCACAATCTAACCAGATACCTATTTGCCACGGAACAGGCACCGCCACAAGGTAG
- a CDS encoding MalY/PatB family protein, translated as MFNFDEIINRRNTDSFKWDFNRDPENVLPMPVADMDFKCPQPILDSLIEVAQHGVMGYSFVPDTLKNLFTQRMKDLYGWEIQNEWQVWIPGLVPGITTSYKAVGDMGDEVLTSIPVYGPFHQSPAWAGKKLITTDMILVNDRWTFDFEALEKAITPKTKVFMLCNPYNPGGTVFTREELEQLVAICQKHDIVICSDEIHCDLILEENLRHIPTASLNTAAENNTITLMAPSKTFNIAGLGCSVAIIANPDLREKFVWAKSGVFPELNRFGIQAAYAAYKDCEPWRQALVAYLKENHDILHKAINAIDGLKMNKLEATYLAWIDARGTGISNINEVLLENGLRVVDGKIFKGEGFFRVNFGCPRATLLDGIARIEKAFAS; from the coding sequence ATCATCAATAGAAGAAATACTGATTCATTTAAGTGGGATTTTAATCGTGACCCCGAAAACGTATTGCCTATGCCTGTGGCAGATATGGACTTTAAATGCCCTCAACCCATTTTGGATTCGCTCATAGAAGTAGCACAACATGGCGTTATGGGTTATTCGTTTGTACCCGATACCCTCAAAAACCTTTTTACGCAACGAATGAAGGATTTGTATGGCTGGGAAATACAAAACGAATGGCAAGTCTGGATTCCAGGATTGGTACCTGGTATTACAACAAGCTATAAGGCTGTTGGCGACATGGGCGACGAAGTACTTACTAGTATTCCTGTATATGGGCCTTTCCATCAGAGTCCTGCTTGGGCTGGCAAAAAGCTTATTACTACCGATATGATACTGGTAAACGACCGCTGGACTTTTGATTTTGAGGCATTAGAAAAAGCTATTACACCCAAAACGAAGGTATTTATGCTATGTAATCCTTATAACCCCGGAGGAACAGTATTTACCCGCGAAGAATTGGAGCAATTGGTGGCTATTTGCCAAAAACATGATATTGTTATTTGTTCAGACGAAATACACTGTGATTTAATTCTGGAAGAAAATCTACGTCATATTCCAACGGCAAGCTTAAATACCGCAGCCGAAAACAATACTATTACCCTTATGGCTCCTAGCAAAACCTTTAATATTGCGGGTTTGGGCTGTTCGGTAGCCATTATTGCTAATCCAGATTTGAGAGAAAAGTTTGTTTGGGCTAAATCAGGCGTATTTCCAGAACTCAATCGCTTTGGGATTCAGGCAGCTTATGCGGCTTACAAAGATTGTGAGCCTTGGCGACAAGCATTGGTAGCGTATCTTAAAGAAAACCATGATATTTTACACAAGGCAATTAATGCGATTGATGGCCTAAAAATGAATAAGTTAGAAGCTACTTATTTGGCTTGGATAGATGCACGAGGTACAGGAATTAGTAATATCAACGAAGTTCTTCTTGAAAATGGCTTGCGTGTGGTAGATGGAAAAATATTCAAAGGAGAAGGCTTTTTCCGTGTAAACTTTGGCTGTCCACGTGCTACTCTACTCGACGGTATAGCTAGGATAGAAAAAGCTTTTGCTTCGTAA